One window from the genome of Ciconia boyciana chromosome 8, ASM3463844v1, whole genome shotgun sequence encodes:
- the ADAMTS14 gene encoding A disintegrin and metalloproteinase with thrombospondin motifs 14 isoform X6 yields MTEQLGDAERKRRHARKDDYNIEVLLAVDDSVVRFHGKEHVQNYVLTLMNIVDEIYHDESLGVHINIVLVRMIMVGYRQSVSLIERGNPSRSLEQVCRWAHSQQRSDPEHTEYHDHAVFLTRQDFGPAGMQGYAPVTGMCHPLRSCTLNHEDGFSSAFVVAHETGHVLGMEHDGQGNRCADETSMGSIMAPLVQAAFHRYHWSRCSKQELNRYIHSYDCLLDDPFEHQWPVLPELPGINYSMDEQCRFDFGVGYKTCTAFRTFDPCKQLWCSHPDNPYFCKTKKGPPLDGTECSPGKWCFKGHCIWKTSEQPYSQDGSWSSWSKFSSCSRTCGGGVRSRSRSCDNPPPAYGGRHCPGATYEYQVCNAEECPGPYQDFRAQQCSKRNSYYTHQNSKHAWLPYEHHDDAQKCELICQSEGTGDVVFMNQVVHDGTRCSYRDPYSICVRGECVHVGCDKEVGSLKQDDKCGVCGGDNSHCRTVKGTLAKTPKQPAGVLKMFEIPAGARHLQIEEMEPASHSIAVKNQATGNFILNAKGKEAKSQVFIEMGLEWEYTVEHGKESLKTSGPLHEAISVLVIPQEEEARSSLMYRYIIHEDLLPMIGNNNVLLEEMDSYEWALKSWSQCSKACGGGIQYTKYGCRRKSDNRMVHRNFCDNSKKPKPIRRRCNLQECSQPVWVAEEWGACSKSCGKLGVQARAVQCVQRLQDGTNRSLHTKYCPGQRPETRRPCSRLPCPAQWRTGAWSEGSSPASPPAPTPVTTARPRGSRCPRMGPKTPLARSPPGSLASGTSPSSARWRSWPATAPSPATTSSAVNPVARKPPLPPARPPPPAPALPWGLPLPAPLCHSPPAPLPLPRANLVGTPPWLLGPGQLLAEGCPAVMLSPGGCQPRVSRAGARQPGNPLGITSLWGRGSLSPPSLSSSFSFSLSPHFQRWFSQVVLPVLSRNPAHPEIPGKNTFFL; encoded by the exons GTGGATGAGATTTATCACGATGAGTCCCTAGGTGTTCACATCAACATCGTGCTGGTCAGGATGATCATGGTGGGATACCGCCAG TCAGTCAGCCTGATAGAGCGAGGGAACCCATCTCGGAGCTTGGAGCAGGTCTGCCGCTGGGCTCACTCGCAGCAGCGCTCCGACCCGGAGCACACTGAGTACCATGACCATGCTGTATTCCTCACCAGGCAAGATTTTGGTCCCGCAGGTATGCAAG GCTATGCGCCGGTGACAGGGATGTGCCACCCACTGCGCAGCTGCACCCTCAACCACGAAGATGGCTTCTCTTCGGCATTTGTTGTCGCCCACGAGACCGGCCACGT GTTAGGCATGGAGCACGATGGCCAGGGCAACCGCTGTGCCGATGAGACTAGCATGGGGAGCATCATGGCACCACTGGTCCAGGCTGCCTTCCACCGCTACCACTGGTCCCGCTGCAGCAAGCAGGAGCTCAACCGCTACATTCA CTCCTACGACTGCCTCCTGGATGACCCCTTTGAGCACCAGTGGCCCGTGTTACCCGAGCTGCCAGGCATTAACTACTCCATGGACGAGCAGTGCCGCTTTGACTTTGGCGTGGGCTACAAAACGTGCACGGCG TTCCGCACCTTCGACCCCTGCAAGCAGCTGTGGTGCAGCCACCCAGACAACCCCTACTTCTGCAAGACCAAGAAGGGACCACCCTTGGATGGGACTGAGTGCTCTCCAGGCAAG TGGTGCTTCAAGGGTCACTGCATCTGGAAGACGTCGGAGCAACCCTACAGCCAGGATGGCAGCTGGAGCTCCTGGTCCAAGTTCAGCTCGTGCTCCAGGACCTGCGGGGGAGGCGTGCGCTCGCGCAGCCGGAGCTGCGACAACCCGCC cCCAGCGTACGGTGGGCGCCACTGCCCAGGAGCCACCTACGAGTACCAAGTGTGCAACGCCGAGGAGTGCCCGGGGCCCTACCAGGATTTCCGTGCCCAGCAGTGCTCCAAGCGCAACTCCTATTACACCCACCAGAACAGCAAACACGCCTGGCTTCCCTATGAGCATCATGATG atGCTCAGAAGTGTGAGCTGATCTGCCAGTCTGAGGGAACGGGGGATGTGGTGTTCATGAATCAGGTTGTTCACGATGGTACCCGGTGCAGCTACCGAGACCCCTACAGCATCTGTGTCCGGGGCGAGTGCGTG CACGTTGGCTGTGACAAGGAGGTCGGCTCCCTGAAGCAGGACGACAAATGCGGGGTCTGCGGGGGGGACAACTCCCACTGCCGGACGGTGAAGGGCACGCTGGCCAAGACCCCCAAGCAGCCGG CGGGTGTTTTGAAGATGTTTGAGATTCCGGCTGGGGCGAGGCACCTTCAGATAGAAGAGATGGAGCCGGCATCCCACAGCATTG ctgttAAGAATCAAGCCACGGGTAACTTCATCCTTAACGCCAAGGGCAAAGAAGCTAAAAGCCAAGTGTTCATTGAGATGGGCTTGGAGTGGGAATACACTGTTGAACATGGCAAGGAGAGCCTGAAAACCAGCGGTCCTCTGCATGAGGCCATCAGCGTTTTG gTCATCcctcaggaggaggaggcgagGAGCAGCCTGATGTATCGGTACATCATCCACGAAGACCTGCTGCCCATGATCGGAAACAACAATGTCCTGCTTGAGGAGATGGATTCCTATGAGTGGGCCCTCAAGAGCTGGTCTCAGTGCTCCAAGGCTTGCGGAGGAG GCATACAGTACACCAAGTACGGCTGCCGGCGGAAAAGCGACAACCGGATGGTGCATAGAAACTTCTGCGACAATAGCAAGAAGCCGAAGCCGATCCGGCGGCGCTGTAACCTGCAGGAGTGCTCCCAGCCAGT CTGGGTGGCCGAAGAGTGGGGCGCCTGCAGCAAGTCCTGCGGCAAGCTGGGGGTGCAGGCGCGGGCGGTGCAGTGCGTGCAGCGCCTGCAGGACGGCACCAACCGCTCCCTGCACACCAAGTACTGCCCCGGGCAGCGGCCCGAGACGCGCCGGCCCTGCAgccgcctgccctgccctgcacagTGGAGGACAGGCGCCTGGTCGGAG GGAAGCTCTCCAGCATCACCACCAGCACCGACGCCGGTGACCACAGCACGCCCAAGGGGCAGCAGGTGCCCCAGGATGGGGCCAAAAACCCCGTTAGCAAGATCTCCTCCA GGGAGCCTTGCCTCGGGGACAAGTCCATCTTCTGCCAGATGGAGGTCCTGGCCCGCTACTGCTCCATCCCCGGCTACAACAAGCTCTGCTGTGAATCCTGTGGCAAGAAAGCCTCCTCTGCCACCGGCTCGCcccccaccaccagccccagcgCTCCCCTGGGGACTGccgctcccagccccgctctgccactctccccccgccccactgcccctgcccagggcgAATCTGGTGGGGACCCCACCCTGGCTCCTTGGGCCGGGCCAGCTGCTGGCGGAGGGATGCCCGGCAGTGATGCTTTCCCcggggggctgccagccccgaGTGAGCCGGGCAGGGGCCAGGCAGCCAGGTAACCCGCTCGGGATCACCtcgctgtggggcaggggaagcctttcgcctccctccctctcttcctccttctctttttctctctctccccacttCCAGCGATGGTTTTCACAGGTGGTGCTGCCGGTTTTGAGCCGCAACCCGGCTCACCCAGAAATTCCtgggaaaaacacttttttcttatgA
- the LOC140655634 gene encoding steroidogenic acute regulatory protein, mitochondrial-like: MLRATVKLCCGIAHDHLRRLPGLKITAVAVIQKDVRGLVVRGSHCLPSKIPHYIQRQMGKETAACCEPAGDVSPSQFSSMDLSYITQGETALQRALSILQQHTSWQAETKLDTGAAVSSTTLPGLGKVFRAEVVLAVPVARLYQELFEKIEQMPQWNLTLSQVKVLQRIGTDTLVTHEVTAPSPGNLVGQRDFVSVRHCVRRETAVYLVGTTTHVEPLPLQEGCIRAESRLSCIVLQPLAGDPSRTRFTWLLSMDLKGWIPASVVNHVLPQSQADFIKHLHRHLSAATCP; this comes from the exons ATGCTGCGGGCCACCGTCAAACTGTGCTGCGGCATCGCCCATGACCACCTCCGCCGCCTGCCTG GCTTGAAGATAACAGCCGTTGCGGTAATACAGAAGGATGTGAGAGGGCTGGTGGTAAGAGGATCCCATTGCCTGCCTTCCAAAATTCCTCATTATATTCAGAGGCAGATGGGGAAGGAGACAG ctgcctgctgcgaGCCTGCTGGAGACGTCAGCCCCAGCCAGTTCTCCAGCATGGACCTCTCCTACATCACCCAGGGAGAAACGGCCCTGCAGCGAGCGCTgagcatcctgcagcagcacaccaGCTGGCAGGCAGAAACGAAGCTG gaCACCGGGGCTGCCGTGTCCAGCACCACCCTCCCCGGGCTGGGCAAGGTGTTTCGGGCAGAGGTGGTCCTGGCCGTGCCAGTGGCACGGCTGTACCAGGAGCTGTTTGAGAAGATCGAGCAAATGCCCCAGTGGAACCTGACCCTCAGCCAGGTGAAG GTGCTGCAGCGCATTGGGACGGACACGCTGGTGACGCACGAAGTCACCGCTCCCAGCCCAGGCAACCTGGTGGGCCAGCGGGACTTCGTCAGCGTGCGGCACTGCGTGAGGAGAGAGACAGCTGTCTACCTGGTGGGAACCACCACCCACGTCGAGCCGCTGCCCTTGCAGGAAGGGTGCATCAG GGCCGAGTCCCGGCTGAGCTGCATCGTCCTGCAGCCGCTGGCGGGGGACCCCAGCCGTACCCGCTTCACCTGGCTCCTCAGCATGGACCTGAAG GGCTGGATCCCCGCGTCTGTTGTTAACCATGTCCTGCCGCAGTCCCAAGCAGACTTCATCAAGCATCTCCACCGGCATCTCTCTGCTGCCACGTGCCCCTGA